The Rhopalosiphum maidis isolate BTI-1 chromosome 1, ASM367621v3, whole genome shotgun sequence genome has a segment encoding these proteins:
- the LOC113560968 gene encoding AN1-type zinc finger protein 2A, translated as MEFPHLGQNCSKETCKRFDFLPVKCDACSGIFCSDHMSYSSHQCQSAYKKNVQVPMCPLCNKPVPIPRGQEPDFTVGQHIDNDCQFTESRKVFTNRCMVTKCRGKEAVPLVCSECRQNHCFKHRHPLDHGCTGSAKSVQRKVTDVKNLFGTNGIIKKAFTATAIQGNMSEDEALARALAESERLTNKNTTSPQPRCSVA; from the exons ATGGAATTCCCACATTTGGGTCAGAACTGCAGCAAAGAGACGTGCAAACGTTTTG atttccTGCCAGTTAAATGCGATGCCTGTTCGGGTATATTTTG TTCTGATCACATGAGCTATAGCAGCCATCAATGTCAATCtgcttacaaaaaaaatgtacaagtaCCCATGTGTCCTTTGTGCAACAAACCAGTACCAATACCACGGGGGCAAGAACCAGATTTTACTGTTGGGCAACACATTGACAATGACTGTCAGTTTACTGAAAGTAGaaag GTGTTCACAAATAGATGCATGGTAACAAAATGTCGAGGTAAGGAAGCCGTGCCTTTGGTATGTAGTGAATGTCGTCAAAACCATTGTTTTAAACATCGTCATCCTTTAGATCATGGTTGTACTGGTAGTGCAAAATCTGTCCAAAGAAAAGTGac ggatgttaaaaatttatttggaaCCAatggaattataaaaaaagcttTCACTGCAACTGCAATACAGGGaaatatg AGTGAAGATGAAGCATTAGCAAGAGCCTTAGCTGAGTCTGAACGTTTAACGAACAAAAATACCACAAGTCCTCAACCAAGATGTTCTGTtgcataa
- the LOC113550455 gene encoding programmed cell death protein 6-like yields MAQPQSGMPPPTFLLEMFQKLDKDQSGSITANELQSALSNGTWTPFNPETVRLMLNMFDKSNKGTISFEDFGALWKYIVDWQNCFRSFDKDNSGNIDRNELRAALQTFGYNLNDATVATMLQKFDRLGKGTVLFDDFIQCCIMLNNLTTAFRQFDTDQDGVVTLHYEQFVGLVFSIK; encoded by the exons ATGGCTCAACCTCAAAGTGGAATGCCTCCTCCTACATTCTTGTTGGAAATGTTTCAGAA attagaTAAAGACCAAAGTGGTTCCATCACAGCTAATGAATTACAGAGTGCACTATCCAATGGCACGTGGACACCTTTTAACCCAGAGACGGTTCGCTTGATGTTGA acatgtTTGACAAGTCAAATAAAGGTACCATATCATTTGAAGATTTTGGTGCATTATGGAAGTATATTGTAGATTGGCAAAATTGTTTCCGTTCCTTTGATAAAGATAATTCAGGGAACATAGACAGAAATGAACTTCGAGCTGCATTACAAACTTttggatataatttaaatgatgctACTGTTGCCACAATGTTGCAAAAGTTTGATAGACTTGGTAAAGGAACTGTACTATTTGATGATTTCATACAATGTTGCATCATGCTTAAT AATCTGACTACAGCATTCCGCCAATTTGATACTGATCAAGATGGAGTAGTCACATTACATTACGAACAATTTGTTGGGCTAGTATTtagtatcaaataa
- the LOC113550453 gene encoding replication protein A 70 kDa DNA-binding subunit, whose amino-acid sequence MEYEKMLTKGALKSIMNNEDVKDPVMQVLGVRKITAAGANERYRLLISDGHNLNSFAMLATQLNGMVTSGELNEFSILQIKRHIISNLTDRSKGSKQVMILIDLAVMVPGDLVGSKIGDPKPIIDNSGQVVENGISASDSTPQSNSLPKPRSVQASVIDNGLQRDIDVSNIHPINSLSPYQNKWTIRARVINKGPIRTWSNQRGEGKLFSMDLLDESGEIRATAFNSECDKFFDMVEVNKVYFITRGSIKTANKKFSNLNNDYELTLSSETQIFPCHDFDDSQMPALKFNFVQLSQVKDVDVDGIVDVIGVCQTAGELTKLMSKTTRKELKKRDVTIVDQSLSSVTITLWDTQAEDFDGSLQPVIAIKGSRIREFMGSKSLSLSGSTVMQINPDIEEAHRLRGWYDSLPSNVEFNSISTRSDAGANSQFLTIKGAQLAQLGSGDKADYYSMYSHLIFVKSESALYKACPKPDCQKKVIDRNDGTYRCEKCNDETENFKYRLMLSAQLSDSTGNQWVTMFQETAENLLGTTSAELGRLMEESKEEYSDVFQRQMFKLFEIRARAKMETYNNETRLKVSLVNIKPIDYKVASTKLIADIKRLSGISTSVM is encoded by the coding sequence ATGGAATacgaaaaaatgttaacaaaagGCGCATTAAAGTCCATTATGAACAATGAAGATGTTAAAGATCCAGTTATGCAAGTTCTCGGTGTAAGGAAAATTACTGCTGCAGGAGCGAATGAAAGATATCGCTTACTTATTTCTGAcggtcataatttaaattcttttgcTATGTTGGCTACTCAGTTAAATGGTATGGTTACTTCCGGAGAGCTTAATGAATTTTCGATCCTACAGATAAAACGTCATATAATCAGTAATTTAACTGACCGTTCAAAAGGAAGTAAACAAGTCATGATCCTTATAGATTTGGCTGTTATGGTACCTGGTGATCTTGTGGGTTCAAAAATTGGTGATCCTAAaccaataattgataattctgGTCAAGTAGTTGAAAATGGTATTTCTGCTTCAGACTCTACACCCCAGTCTAATTCTTTGCCAAAACCACGTTCTGTTCAAGCAAGTGTTATAGATAATGGTCTTCAAAGAGACATTGATGTTAGCAATATTCATCCTATTAATTCTCTAAGcccatatcaaaataaatggaCAATCAGAGCTAGAGTTATAAACAAGGGCCCAATTCGTACTTGGAGCAATCAAAGAGGTGAAGGTAAACTTTTTAGCATGGATCTACTTGATGAAAGTGGTGAGATACGTGCAACTGCCTTTAACAGTGAATGTGacaaattttttgatatgGTTGAAGTAAATAAAGTATACTTCATAACTCGTGGGTCAATTAAAACggcaaataaaaagttttcaaatttaaataatgattatgaaCTTACACTTTCTAGTGAAACACAAATTTTTCCATGTCATGACTTTGATGATTCTCAAATGCCTgctctaaaatttaattttgttcaattGAGTCAAGTTAAAGATGTCGATGTTGATGGTATAGTAGATGTCATAGGAGTTTGTCAAACTGCTGGAGAATTGACTAAGTTAATGTCAAAGACTACaagaaaagaattaaaaaaaagagatGTGACTATTGTTGACCAGTCTTTAAGTTCAGTAACTATCACATTATGGGATACTCAGGCAGAAGATTTTGATGGATCATTACAACCTGTTATTGCTATAAAAGGAAGCAGAATCAGAGAATTCATGGGTAGCAAATCATTGTCACTTTCAGGATCAACTGTAATGCAAATAAATCCTGACATAGAAGAAGCACATCGCTTAAGAGGTTGGTATGATTCACTTCCTTCAAATGttgaatttaatagtatttctaCTCGTTCTGATGCTGGAGCAAATTCTCAGTTCCTTACTATTAAAGGAGCACAACTTGCTCAACTTGGTAGTGGAGATAAAGCtgattattatagtatgtactCGCATTTGATTTTTGTGAAATCTGAATCTGCCCTGTATAAAGCATGCCCAAAACCAGATTgtcaaaaaaaagttattgatcGTAATGATGGAACATATCGTtgtgaaaaatgtaatgatgaaactgaaaatttcaagtatagaTTGATGCTTTCAGCACAATTGAGTGACTCAACTGGAAACCAGTGGGTAACTATGTTCCAAGAAACAGCTGAAAACCTCTTGGGCACTACTAGTGCAGAATTAGGAAGGTTGATGGAAGAGTCTAAGGAAGAATATAGTGATGTTTTTCAAAgacaaatgtttaaattatttgaaattagagCTAGAGCAAAAATGGAGACGTACAATAATGAGACTAGGTTAAAAGTAtctttagtaaatataaaaccaattgATTATAAAGTAGCTTCTACAAAATTGATTGCTGATATTAAAAGATTGAGTGGAATTTCAACATCAGTAATGTAA
- the LOC113560899 gene encoding longitudinals lacking protein-like, with protein sequence MADQQQYFLKWNDYQSNMVSSFKHLRNEKSFTDVTLACEGQTCKAHKMVLSACSPYFKALLEENPSKHPIIILKDVPFSHLQSILEFMYAGEVNISQEQLPAFLKTADRLKVKGLAEAPQTIKKD encoded by the exons ATGGCAGACCAACAGCAATATTTCCTGAAATGGAACGATTACCAGAGCAACATGGTGTCGTCCTTTAAACACCTGAGGAACGAGAAAAGCTTCACGGACGTAACGCTTGCTTGCGAAGGACAGACGTGTAAGGCACACAAGATGGTGTTATCGGCCTGCAGCCCTTATTTCAAAGCTTTGTTAGAG GAAAACCCATCAAAACATCCAATCATAATACTTAAAGATGTACCGTTCAGTCATTTGCAGTCTATACTGGAATTTATGTATGCAGGAGAAGTTAATATAAGCCAGGAACAACTGCCAGCGTTTTTAAAAACAGCTGATCGTTTGAag gtcaAAGGTCTTGCAGAAGCTCcacaaactattaaaaaagattAG